The Moorella glycerini genomic interval GAAGAGCTGTCCTACCTCCAGGTCGTTTTTATCCTTGCAGGCGATCTGGCAGGTAAAGCAGCCGATACAGCGGTCCTGCTGGACGTGAAAACCTAGCTGTCCGGCCATTGGTACCACCTCCTATGCTTTCTCTACCTGAACTTGAATCGTATTCTGAGCATTGCCAAAAGCGAGGGGGTTAACCCGGTGTGATGTGAGGGTATTGATACATCCTCTGCGGTCTGTTCCCCGGACATCAGGCATAAACCAGGCACCCTGGGGAATATCTACCACCCCGGGCATAATCCGCGGTGTTACCCGGCAGGGCATGATGATTTCGCCCCGGTCGTTAAAAATGCGTACCATGTCACCATCTTTGATACCCCTTGCGCCGGCATCCAGCGGGTTTAAAAAGGCCACCTGGGGTGCTGCTTCCTCCAGCCAGGAGATGTTATCAAAGGTAGAATGAACGCGGTGTTTATAATGGTGACCGATGGCCTGCAATGGATATTTTTGCCCTTCCTGGCTCCAGGGGCTTTCCCATTCCTCAATATATTTGGGAACAGCCGGGATCTCTTTGGGGTTACCTTTATCATACATCCGCGGGTCGAAAATCTGGATCTTGCCTGAGGGCGTATCCAGGGGATGATGTTCCGGGTCACGATAAAAATCTATAAACCCTATTCCAGTTCCTTCCTTATCTGGGGAGAGTTTATAAATCCCCATCTTCTTAAATGCCTCGTAATCAGGAAAATCCGGTAATTTTTGCCGTGCGGTGTTTACCATTTCCCGCAACCAATCTTCTTCACTTTTGCCCTCCGTAAATTCCTTTTCCAGGCCCAGGCGACGAGCTAGCTCAGTACAGATATCCAGCATATTACGACATTCATACGGAGGTTCAATGACTTTATTCATAAAGATAGCGTAACCGATTCCGGCAATATGGGCCCACGTTGAGGTAGCGATGTCATTACGTTCAAAATGATGGGTATCTGGTAATAAAATATCGGCATATCTGGCACTGGGAGTCATAAAAAGATCATGGACCACAATAAATTCTACTTTATTCGGATCGCGAAGAATTTCATGGGTTCGTTTTGTATTAGCGTGCTGGTTAATAAGGGCATTACCAGCATAGTTCCAAATAAATTTAATATTACTGGATAAGCGTTCGACCCCCACTACCCCATCCTGGGGTCCCATTTCCGTACCCCGGATTATTGCATCAGTGAAAGTGAAGAAGGAGATCGTTGCTTTTACCGGATTGTTGCCTGTGGGGTAAACACCCATGGGCATTGGGGGGCTTATCATATCGAGTCCCGGGCCACTGCCTGGTTTACCGCCGTTACCGGTCATGGCGGCCAGCACCGGAATTCCCCTTACAATCTGTTCGCCATAAGCCCTTCTTTGCATACCCCAGCCCTGCAATATCGTCATTGGTTTTATCCTGGCCATTTC includes:
- a CDS encoding DMSO/selenate family reductase complex A subunit produces the protein MCAAEKGRLHGNGKLNPVISRRSFLKWSAIAGGSIALTGCNLTGGANSKTATNLARTSGEKELIVPTSCIHNCGGRCLLKAHVKDGVIVRLSTDDQGPDTFEVPQVRACQRGRSQLKRLYHPDRLKYPMKRVGERGEGKFVRISWDEALDTIAQKMKEIKARYGNEAFYYVYASGTIGATLYNCYAEFPTCGGPLQRLLNLFGGYLNYYGNYSAAQYYYVVPMMFGALGGNSPKDLRHARLIVLWGHNPVETKLAGAGGAWYLQQAKKAGAKIIVIDPRYSDTVGSLADEWIPIRPGTDMALVSAIAYVLIEEGLYDQEFLNRYTVGFDEEHMPPGYPPQECYKNYILGKQDGQPKTPEWAEPITRIPANRIRQLAREMARIKPMTILQGWGMQRRAYGEQIVRGIPVLAAMTGNGGKPGSGPGLDMISPPMPMGVYPTGNNPVKATISFFTFTDAIIRGTEMGPQDGVVGVERLSSNIKFIWNYAGNALINQHANTKRTHEILRDPNKVEFIVVHDLFMTPSARYADILLPDTHHFERNDIATSTWAHIAGIGYAIFMNKVIEPPYECRNMLDICTELARRLGLEKEFTEGKSEEDWLREMVNTARQKLPDFPDYEAFKKMGIYKLSPDKEGTGIGFIDFYRDPEHHPLDTPSGKIQIFDPRMYDKGNPKEIPAVPKYIEEWESPWSQEGQKYPLQAIGHHYKHRVHSTFDNISWLEEAAPQVAFLNPLDAGARGIKDGDMVRIFNDRGEIIMPCRVTPRIMPGVVDIPQGAWFMPDVRGTDRRGCINTLTSHRVNPLAFGNAQNTIQVQVEKA